The DNA sequence TTCAACAAATTCAATCTCTCCTCTGTTTTCCGAAGCATGGGTATGAATCATTACATCGTATTCCTTTGCAAGGTCCCTTACCCTAAGAAGCAAATCCTCTGTGCAGGATACAACAAACCTTGGGGCAAAGGCATATTTAATCCTTCCATTCCCCTTGTTGTGCCACTTTTTCAACAGCTCAACGCTTTCATTTATGCTGTCCTCGGCATTTTCCATCAAAGTGCTTGGAACTTCAGTTCCATAATCCATCATACATTTTCCTGTAACTGCTCTAAATCCCGTTTCATAAATAGCTTCAATTGCGCTATCGGTATGATGAACAGTTTCCATATCGATGATAGAAGTTGTCCCACCCTTTATAAGCTCTGCTATCCCAAGCTTTGCAGATAAATAATTTGATTCAGGTGTATGTCCTCCCTCTAATGGCCAAATCCTTAATTTCAACCAATCCAGAAGTTCAAGATCATCCGCCTGACCTCTAAAAAGGGTTTGTGTCAAATGAATATGCGTTTGAATAAGCCCTGGAATAACTGCCTTTCCCGTTGCATCAATAACTTTATCATCTTGTATATCAATATTAGGTCTTATCTCCTTAATAATATTTCCCTCTATCAATATATCAGCCTTTATTATTTCCCTTTTTTTATTCATAGTAACAACAGTTCCATTCTTAATAAGCATACTATCCCCCCATAAGTGACATTCACTTGATTTCTTGACTTCTTGATTTGTTTGTCAATTTGGCCATGCTTTTTGTGAAAATTTAGGTGCCCAAAAAAGATATTGGACACCCTATTAAGCTTTAAATCATTTTATCTATTCATTTTTACATAACGCTCTTTATTGCAAATAGTATTGCCAATATATACATTGTTATTGAGACATCCCTTGCCTTTCCTGTTATAACCTTCAAAACAACATACGATACGATACCAAATACCAATCCTTCAGCTATGCTGTATGCAAATGGCATCATAATTATTGTTAAGAAGGCTGGGATACCTTCAGTAAAGTCTTCAAGGTTAATCTTTGTAATTGGAGTCATCATGAATAAACCTATTATTATCAATGCTGGAGCAGTAGCCGCACCAGGAACTATTGTAAGTATTGGCGAGAATAATAGTGCCAAAAGCATTAAAATTGCTGTTGTTAAAGCAGTAAGCCCTGTCCTTCCGCCTTCTGCCACACCTGCCGCACTTTCAACATAAGTTGTTACTGTGCTTGTTCCTACAACAGCACCAAATGTTGTTCCAATAGCATCAGCTAAAAGTGCCTGCTTTGCCCTTGGAAGTTTTCCTTCCTTATCGAGCATATCCGCCTTTGATGCAACTCCAACAAGCGTTCCTATTGTGTCAAACATATCAACAAACAGGAATGTAAACATAACTATCAAAAATTCACCAGTTAATATTTTGCTAAAGTCAAATTTAAAGAAAATAGGTGATAATGATGGCGGAGCGCTTATTAATGCGCTTGGCATTGGGGTTACCTTTAAAGGTATTCCTACAACTGTTGCTACTAATATTCCAATCAATATGGCACCCTTAACTCCCTTAGCAAGCAAATAACCAATAACAACCAAACCTACAAGTGCAACTGCTACCTGAGGACTTGTCAAATTCCCTAATGTCACAGCAGTATCATCTGAATTAACAACAATACCTGCACTTCTAACGCCTATGAAGGCGATGAAAAGACCAATACCTACGCTGACAGCATGCTTGATTGTTAACGGTATGGCATTAACTATTGCTTCACGAACCCTTGTAACTGAAAGTATTATGAATATTATACCTTCGATAAGAATTGCGGTTAATGCAACTTCCCAGGAATATTTCATTCCTATTACAACTGTAAACGCAAAGAATGCATTAAGCCCCATACCAGGTGCAAGTGCAAATGGGTAATTGGCGTGGAAAGCCATAACAAGAGTTGCAACTGCAGCTGATAGTGCTGTTGCCGTAAATAAAGCTCCTTTGTCCATTCCAGTTTCGCCTAATATCAGTGGGTTTACGATTAAAATGTAAGCCATGGTCATAAATGTTGTAAACCCTGCGATGATTTCTGTCCTAACGTCAGTCTTGTTCTCCCTTAGCTTAAAAATTTTTTCTGCCCAACCTGCAAAGCCAGAGTTTTGGTTTACTGTTTGAGTTTTGCTTGACACAAAAATCCCCCCTTTGATAGTGTCAGCCTGTTAATATTTTGTGAAGCTATCACAAAATATTAACTATATTTGTGATAGCTTACTGACCCCGGGATAATTAAATGCCTTAATAATTATGTCACTACAGTTTCGAGTATCTTAAAATTATTTACATCAACAAGTCCCATGTCAGTTATTTTCCACTTAGGGCTTGTTGTAAGTGCAAGGAATGATAAATGCATAAAAGGAGCATGAACCCTGCATCCCAATGTTTCTCTTGCTATTCTCTCCATTTGCATTATCTTTTCGCTTACTTCATGTCCGTTAAGTTCATCAGTTATTAACCCACCTACTGGAAGCCTCAATTCCTCTAAAATTCTACCGTTGTTTGAAATAGCTATTCCGCCGCCAATCTCAATCACCCTGTTAACAGCGCTAACGATATCCCTCAAGTTGCACCCTACTGCAATAATATTATGTGCGTCATGGGATACACTCTCCGCAAAGGCTCCTTGTTTAAGACCAAATCCCTTGACAAATGTTTTACCGATTGTCCCCCTTCTTCCATACCTCTCAACACATATCATCTCAAGAACATCCTTTGATGTATCTGGCAATATGACTCCTGAACTTACCCTCATTTCTTCTTCAAGTGCACCTGTTAAGTTTTGGTCTGGGATAAGTTCTATGCATCTTACTCTTGCCATATTTTTATTAGTCTTTATCATAATATCCACTTCAGATATCTTTTCACACTTAACTGAATTTTTTACCGATTCGGGATAAACATACTTTGGAAGGTCTATCAGAAGCTTTCCTTTTGCTGATACAAGTTTTCCTTCTATAAAAACTGCATCCACCTTCATCTCTTCTAAGTCGCTTATCACCGCAATATCTGCAAGTTTTCCCGGCAATAATGCCCCTCTATCCTGAAGGTTGAAATATTCCGCTGGATTAATCGTTGCCATTTGTATAGCTTTTACGGGTTCTATGCCCTGTTTTATTGTTCTTCTAATTATTTCATTCATATGTCCCAACGTTTCAAGGTCGGCTGCAACCATATCGTCGGTTGCAAGAATCATTCTTCTTGTGTCAAGCCCTTCTTCTGTATAGGCTCTTATACACTCTGCCATATTCTTCTGGGTTGAACCCTCACGCATAAACACATAAACTCCCTGGCGGATTTTTTCAACGCACTCCTCCTTTGTTGTTGTTTCATGGCAGGAGCATTTCCCTCCAGTTGTTATTATATGAGCTGCAAGCTCAGCTCCAAATAACTCAGGAGCGTTGCCATCAACTATTTTCCCTATGGATTTAGCGTAACTTGTTGATGCCAAAAGGTCATCGATTATCTCTGGTGTGTTTCTATAAACATGCTTTGCATTGCTAAATCCCTGTAATTCGCCGATACCAATAATATTTTTGTAATTCAAAAGCTCCTCCATATCCTTTGAAGTTATGTCGTATCCTGCAGTTTCAAGTTTTGGGCAGTCTGGAGTTAAAGATGGAATTACAAGATGCACATGATTTGGAACATTGGCTATCTCATCCGCCATAGCCTTTATTCCAACTGGACCTAATGCATTTCCTATCTCATGTGGGTCAGCAACTAAAGTCGTAGTCCCTGAAGGAATTGAGAGCCTTGAAAACTCCGTAATAGTTAACATACTGCTCTCAAAATGCATATGTGAATCAATAAATCCTGGTGATACATACTTTCCTTGAAGGTCAACAACAAGTGTTTTTTCACCAATAAGATTTTCAGCATCCCCAACCATGAGTATGTATTTACCCTTTATAGCAACGTCCGCCCTGTAGATTTCACCTGAAACAACATTTATAACATTCCCTCTATACAAAACTATATCCGCATATCCATTTCCCATCAAAACATCAATAAGCTGTCTATATTCTATTGCCCTTTTTACATCCTGTGCCTTCAAATCACCACCCCCTTTGGTGACATTCACTTGATTTCTTGACTTCTTGATTTGTTTGTCAATTTGGACAACTTTGTTCTCGCCCCTTCTTCTATGGCTAAAAAGTCGATATAACCACCGCTTTTTAACTATTACTAATCTCGATTTCAATGATTGCACAGCTCTTCACATTATTGTTTTTAAATTAATATTTAAAATTTTTTATATTGAGTTGTCCAAATTATCTTAAATAAGAATTAATTGAGAACCGTCCCCCAGGTAGTCCAAATTGATTTAGATAAGAATAAGTTGAGAACCGTCCCTAAGGTTCAATGTCTACTTTGTCGACTATGCCAACAATTGCAATATCAATTGGAGCCTCCATTTTTCTTGCTGCAAGCCTTGCAGCTGTTCCAGAAGTTGTGTATATAACAACTTCACCTATGCCAGCGCCAACCGTATCAACTGCAATAAATGGATTGCCAATAGGCTTATAATCATAATCTAGAGGTTGTGTTATCATAAGTTTACTTCCAACCAGCCTTTCGTCCTTTCTTGTTGCAATTACTGTTCCGATTACCTTACCTAAA is a window from the Caloramator mitchellensis genome containing:
- a CDS encoding 5'-deoxyadenosine deaminase, whose product is MLIKNGTVVTMNKKREIIKADILIEGNIIKEIRPNIDIQDDKVIDATGKAVIPGLIQTHIHLTQTLFRGQADDLELLDWLKLRIWPLEGGHTPESNYLSAKLGIAELIKGGTTSIIDMETVHHTDSAIEAIYETGFRAVTGKCMMDYGTEVPSTLMENAEDSINESVELLKKWHNKGNGRIKYAFAPRFVVSCTEDLLLRVRDLAKEYDVMIHTHASENRGEIEFVEKDRGMRNIIYLHKLGMTGEKLILAHCIWLDDEEMRILSDTGTKISHCPSSNLKLASGIAKIPELIDMGANVSIAADGAPCNNNLDAFTEMRMAALIQKARLLSPTAMPAMKVFELATINGAKAMCMKDKLGSIEVGKIADIAIVNLNKLHNAPNEEVDIISQLVYSAKAEDVETTIIDGKIVMKDRKLTTIDEKALLEDVNKIIKTQIDRAGVKK
- a CDS encoding NCS2 family permease, yielding MSSKTQTVNQNSGFAGWAEKIFKLRENKTDVRTEIIAGFTTFMTMAYILIVNPLILGETGMDKGALFTATALSAAVATLVMAFHANYPFALAPGMGLNAFFAFTVVIGMKYSWEVALTAILIEGIIFIILSVTRVREAIVNAIPLTIKHAVSVGIGLFIAFIGVRSAGIVVNSDDTAVTLGNLTSPQVAVALVGLVVIGYLLAKGVKGAILIGILVATVVGIPLKVTPMPSALISAPPSLSPIFFKFDFSKILTGEFLIVMFTFLFVDMFDTIGTLVGVASKADMLDKEGKLPRAKQALLADAIGTTFGAVVGTSTVTTYVESAAGVAEGGRTGLTALTTAILMLLALLFSPILTIVPGAATAPALIIIGLFMMTPITKINLEDFTEGIPAFLTIIMMPFAYSIAEGLVFGIVSYVVLKVITGKARDVSITMYILAILFAIKSVM
- the ade gene encoding adenine deaminase, producing the protein MKAQDVKRAIEYRQLIDVLMGNGYADIVLYRGNVINVVSGEIYRADVAIKGKYILMVGDAENLIGEKTLVVDLQGKYVSPGFIDSHMHFESSMLTITEFSRLSIPSGTTTLVADPHEIGNALGPVGIKAMADEIANVPNHVHLVIPSLTPDCPKLETAGYDITSKDMEELLNYKNIIGIGELQGFSNAKHVYRNTPEIIDDLLASTSYAKSIGKIVDGNAPELFGAELAAHIITTGGKCSCHETTTKEECVEKIRQGVYVFMREGSTQKNMAECIRAYTEEGLDTRRMILATDDMVAADLETLGHMNEIIRRTIKQGIEPVKAIQMATINPAEYFNLQDRGALLPGKLADIAVISDLEEMKVDAVFIEGKLVSAKGKLLIDLPKYVYPESVKNSVKCEKISEVDIMIKTNKNMARVRCIELIPDQNLTGALEEEMRVSSGVILPDTSKDVLEMICVERYGRRGTIGKTFVKGFGLKQGAFAESVSHDAHNIIAVGCNLRDIVSAVNRVIEIGGGIAISNNGRILEELRLPVGGLITDELNGHEVSEKIMQMERIARETLGCRVHAPFMHLSFLALTTSPKWKITDMGLVDVNNFKILETVVT
- a CDS encoding EutN/CcmL family microcompartment protein, whose amino-acid sequence is MNLGKVIGTVIATRKDERLVGSKLMITQPLDYDYKPIGNPFIAVDTVGAGIGEVVIYTTSGTAARLAARKMEAPIDIAIVGIVDKVDIEP